A window of the Budorcas taxicolor isolate Tak-1 chromosome 8, Takin1.1, whole genome shotgun sequence genome harbors these coding sequences:
- the ENHO gene encoding adropin — MGAALSQGALIAIICNGLVGFLLLLLWVILCWACHSRSANIDSLSESSPNSSPGPCPEKAPPPQKPSHEGSYLLQP, encoded by the coding sequence ATGGGGGCAGCCCTCTCCCAGGGGGCCCTCATCGCCATCATCTGCAACGGCCTCGTCggcttcttgctgctgctgctctgggtcATCCTCTGCTGGGCCTGCCACTCGCGCTCTGCCAACATAGACTCCCTCTCCGAATCCAGTCCCAACTCCAGCCCTGGCCCCTGTCCTGAGAAGGCGCCCCCGCCCCAGAAGCCCAGCCATGAAGGCAGCTACCTGCTGCAGCCCTGA